Below is a genomic region from Meleagris gallopavo isolate NT-WF06-2002-E0010 breed Aviagen turkey brand Nicholas breeding stock chromosome 5, Turkey_5.1, whole genome shotgun sequence.
AACTCTCAAAGGACACTGTGAATCCTGCTATAGTTTGGAGCTTGTGTGGTTCATGGGAGagtaagcaaaacagaagaTCTGAATTCTTTTGTGCCTTTTTCatcctgtttttgtttctttgcacagATTTTCTGGTGGACATCGTGGTGCTTGATGACTTCTGTGCAGATCCCATCAccattttcagttattttgcaAGGGTAAGAAAATTTGGGAACGTGTTTCACCATTGCCTTTTTGCTAAGATCTATTCTGTGTGCAGCATATTATGTTATTTAATGTATATTATTTTAGCATCTTTTTGGTGTGTTTTAGGTAGGCGGATATAAAagaatttttactttcttattCAGACACAGTTTTTTTCATTGCAGGAATATTATGAAAAGGTACGAAGGTGGAAGTAAAACAGAATATAGTTGTTGATATAAAGACACCTTTAGGTTTTAATCCTTAGGAATGTAGGCAGTTCTATATCTATGCTTACTAGGCGTTGTAAGCTCATCTTACAGGCTCATTTTAAAACTCTCCTTCACAAAATTCTTCCCTTAGTTATTGAAGATTCCACGAACTGGTTTTAAATATCTTACAGTTACTTAGTAAATAGCCCATAAGAAGACCTCCATGGTAACATGTCTTCATGTGGGATTTGCATCTCTCTGTTTCCATTTAATGTCATATTTAGCTTACAAATCTTTTGTGCGATTCAGATTGAATGCTTATTTCATCTTATTTCCCAACTGTGCTGTGTCAGGGACGAATTCTAGGATGTGAAGAGCACAAGGGCGGATCTCACCACGATTAttttacagaattgtaggggttggaagggacctctagagatcatcgagaccaaccccctgccaaagaaggttccctacaccaggtcgcacaggtaggcgtccaggcgagacttgaatatctccagagaaggagactccacaacctccctgggcagcctgttccagtgctccgtcgCATTTAAATCTTCCCattattctgttatttctgggatgtgaaaagaaaattttgaagCTTAACCCTTTGCTCAAAATTAACTTTGTGTTGTGGAATCTCCTGTAAAAGTTATGAATCCCTCATTAATCCCTATCTAGACTTGCAGTTTTCCATATAGGACTACATCATGAAAATAACAGTTGtttaaaaagaatggaaaagcaaaacacagcagctaTAGATTTGAGTGTCCAATatgactgtttttgttttttctgcaaATTGTTAAAACATATTTAACTTTGAACTGGAACTTATTGCAGAAATCTTAGCTAAAGAAGAGTATTTGGTAAAGACTGTCATACCCAGTGCTGAATTTTTCCATGTCGTGTATTCGGTCAATACCACAAACTCAGCTCTTTGATTGTACTCAAGTACTGTTTTAGGAGAGGACTTATCCTATTTAATGATAAACAGATATATATTGCTAAAGCCAATGCAAATGCCACTTTATCAACATTCATTTGAATGATGAgatcaaacttttttttttttttaatttaaataaattcaaaaatagCCTCGTAACATGTAGGTCTGTTGGTATGTTTAGAGTAGCTTACAACTTCAGGTTTCCTTAATGGTCATGGAAAAAGTGTAAGTGATACTGATCGAtcacataataaaaataaatatatgttagttacaaaataaacaagtttTTTGATCCCTGTATACCATAAAAATAGTAGTGTAGCCTTTTATGAGCAACTGCTAAAACAGTCTTGAAGGTGCTATGTTTTCTTCATAGACACAGAATTGGTATGTGTGCAGCGTTCTTATGATCTGCGAGGATAGGTCAATTAGATAGAACTCTATGGCAAGTTAGAATGAAAATACTagtaattaaaattactttttttaagaaaagaaaaatgtgaaaactgTTGACATAATTATTACATCAAACTAAATTACATTGTAATGTGCCTTATCTCATCTCACATCTCTCTTACGACAGATAATAATTCTAAAATATCTATAAGTAAGCAATGCATGTTGGATTATATTACACATTGTATAAAAATGCCTGTGTTAATGCCTGCCATACAGTCACCGTTGTTAGTTTCCTTTAGTAGTATTTTGAAGTCTTGCTCACTTCCAGTTCCAACACAAGCTCTCCCTGCTCCATCAGCGTCCTCTCCTTCTCCGTTGGTTCTTACTGGGAGGCTTCAGGATGCTCTCTCGGTATCTCACATTTGTGTGGAACAGTCGGACCATTTCATGGTCTTTGCTATCCAATACTCTGGGCAGAAAGAGGGAGGATTTCTGTGTCCTACGTGTTTTAAAGCCTCTCCTGGGTCGTCCTTTCCCATTGACTGAGACGTACCAGAGTCTCTCCGCACTGGCTTTGCGCTTGGTGCTGGCTCCGCTGGGTACAGTCCGGTAAAGACGAGATGCATAGGTGTTATAGCCCAGTTCATGAATCCTCTCCACAAACTCACATTCTGTGTTATAGTTCTCctggaaaacaaacatgaaaatgatTAAGAAAGACTATTCAGGTAGTAGCTCTCTTACCTCTACCAGATTGAACTAAAGTCAAATGCACGATTCTAATCGGTTATAGGCAAAGGGTAGAGCCACATTTGACATGAAATAGCCTGTAATTTAATGTAAAGCATGGCTCTTTAATTGGTATATAATTAGCTAGATATATACCCACAGTCTGATAATCCAATTTATTGCAATGCTCTGAGCTGTAAACATGTTTATGAAACCTCTTTATTTCAGCATCACAAAATGGAAGTCCTCTGCCCACCTGTGTAGCTCTGAATTGCTAGGCTGCTCCATTATCACAAGCTATAATGAGGAGTACTTGTCCATCCTGACTGCTCACATTTCACAGGATCCGTCAAAACTCTCCAACTTTCTCCAACCAGCTGAGAATACGAGGAAAGCAGTGCAAGAGCCTGGCATGAGGAACGCCTTCCCCCTTTGTGGGAGCAGTTGGAGCAGTGCAGATAAAGGACCTCCCACACTgtacatcttcattttcttaactACAGAACCGCCTCTGCTGCATCTGTGTGATGAAGACCTCAGCATCTTAACATGTGTAAGGCATAGAGGAACTGCTGTCACGGTCTCTGTGAAGGTTTTCCTTTAGAAATGCCCCTCTGGAGGATGTGCAGAGGACACAGATGGCTGGACTGGACCATAAAAGCCATAGGCTCCATTAGCAGTATGTCTTTAATGCTGTTCGCTCCCCAGAAATTCTGATAGGCATTTAACATGATTTTAAAAGACTCCACATGTCTCAGTTTCACAGCTGTAAAACGGAAGTGCCCTTCCTTGTGAGGACAAGGTTTTCATATGCTGTGGTGCTGGAGCCCATGCAACTGCCATATGTAGGTGGATTCCTGTTGCTATCTCCCTCAGATCTGTCTGTAGAGGGTTTATCACAGAGGATAAACCTTGAGGATTATCACAATCTGCTACAGGACATAAAGGAGTCCTGCAGATTCAACAAGCTCAATTTATTGACACGGGGAAGTTTGTGAACCAAGGGATAACTGAGTTATTCCAGTTCCTTTCTGTAGAGGCTCCCTGTCTCATTATCCCCAGAGAAGTCAGTCTTATTTCAAAAAGAGCACTTGTGCAGGCTCTGGGCACGATAACACACGTGAAATAGTTGGTCAGCTTTTCTAGGTGAGCAAACCTAAGACCCTTCTCCAGAGCTTAGCCTTCtccctttgcttttgctgtgacAAAAGCACAAATGGAAGAACCATTTCCTGAACTGTTCCTCCAGCTTTGAAAAAGACTGTATTATCTTTTTGGGTTGTATAGGAACTTTCCACAGCTGATGTTCTTTGGGATACACTGGCTAAACTTCAGGATGATGTTATTTTTctcaggctgcagagagaagtcctagaa
It encodes:
- the FGF3 gene encoding fibroblast growth factor 3, which codes for MSFKIFYRPLLVRRQREKIISVKHLGGAPRRRKLYCATKYHLQIHPGGKINGTLEKNSVFSILEITAVDVGIVAIKGLFSGRYLAMNKRGRLYASENYNTECEFVERIHELGYNTYASRLYRTVPSGASTKRKASAERLWYVSVNGKGRPRRGFKTRRTQKSSLFLPRVLDSKDHEMVRLFHTNVRYRESILKPPSKNQRRRRGR